In Nitrososphaerales archaeon, the genomic stretch TTCCCTTTATCGGTTAAGTGGTAACACTTTATCTCACGCCGGCCCCTTCTTATTCGCTCACTCATCACAAAGCCCCCCTTTTCTAACCAATAGAGAAAAGGATACACGACAC encodes the following:
- a CDS encoding helix-turn-helix transcriptional regulator; this translates as VVYPFLYWLEKGGFVMSERIRRGRREIKCYHLTDKGKDLLIKVRNLFSNPIRKVIADLIGER